The Neodiprion fabricii isolate iyNeoFabr1 chromosome 4, iyNeoFabr1.1, whole genome shotgun sequence genome window below encodes:
- the LOC124180907 gene encoding clumping factor A-like has product MTTTNCAPCSPICNVETRACPDYCVEGGSFCICESGYYLPYENSTYCVSKSSCPTCGNAASESQSQSESESNSESTAGPESKTESESETKSESESNSGPESTAKSESESESNSESTAGPESKTESESETESESESKSGPESTGKSESESESNSESTAGPETKSGSKDKSESNAGSEGSKDKSESNCDSESKSGSKGKSESNSGTNSKSDTTGPSKSIDNAKSTLESKVKSNDGSESKSDTTGPSKSIDDTKSTLESKVNSIDDAKSTLESKVNSIDDAKSTLESKVNSIDDAKSTLESKVNSIDDAKSTLESKVNSIDDAKSTLESKVNSIDGSDSKSETTEPSKSNDGSDSKSGTTEPSKSIDDSKSKLESKGKSESNDGSDSKSETTEPSKSIDDSKSELESNAESELKLI; this is encoded by the exons ATGACGACTACTAATTGCGCACCATGTAGTCCGATCTGTAACGTTGAAACCAGAGCGTGTCCGGAT TATTGCGTAGAAGGGGGAAGCTTCTGCATATGCGAATCTGGATACTACCTCCCGTACGAAAACAGCACTTACTGCGTTTCGAAAAGCTCTTGTCCTACGTGTGGGAATGCTGCGTCAGAATCACAGTCACAATCAGAATCAGAATCAAATTCAGAATCAACCGCGGGACCAGAATCGAAAACAGAATCAGAATCTGAAACAAAATCGGAGTCGGAATCCAATTCAGGACCAGAATCAACCGCTAAATCAGAATCGGAATCAGAATCAAATTCAGAATCAACCGCAGGACCAGAATCGAAAACAGAATCAGAATCTGAAACGGAATCGGAATCGGAATCCAAATCAGGACCAGAATCAACCGGTAAATCAGAATCGGAATCAGAATCAAATTCAGAATCAACCGCAGGACCAGAAACGAAATCAGGATCAAAAGACAAATCAGAATCAAATGCTGGATCAGAAGGATCAAAAGACAAATCAGAATCCAATTGTGATTCAGAATCGAAATCAGGATCAAAAGGAAAATCAGAATCAAATAGTGGaacgaattcaaaatcagaCACAACCGGACCGTCAAAATCAATTGACAATGCAAAATCAACATTAGAAtcaaaagtaaaatcaaatgaTGGATCAGAATCGAAATCAGACACAACCGGACCGTCAAAATCAATTGACGATACAAAATCAACATTAGAatcaaaagtaaattcaatTGACGATGCAAAATCAACATTAGAATCAAAAGTAAACTCAATTGACGATGCAAAATCAACATTAGAATCAAAAGTAAACTCAATTGACGATGCAAAATCAACATTAGAATCAAAAGTAAACTCAATCGATGATGCAAAATCAACATTAGAATCAAAAGTAAACTCAATCGACGATGCAAAATCAACATTAGAATCAAAAGTAAACTCAATTGACGGATCAGATTCGAAATCAGAAACAACCGAACCGTCAAAATCAAATGATGGATCAGATTCGAAATCAGGAACAACCGAACCATCAAAATCAATTGAcgattcaaaatcaaaattagaATCAAAAGGAAAATCAGAATCAAATGATGGATCAGATTCGAAATCAGAAACGACAGAACCATCAAAATCAATCGACGATTCAAAATCCGAATTAGAATCAAATGCTGAATCAgagttgaaattaatataa